The Argopecten irradians isolate NY chromosome 6, Ai_NY, whole genome shotgun sequence genome has a window encoding:
- the LOC138326342 gene encoding uncharacterized protein, whose amino-acid sequence MMSVTRNHFFCLMILILECKCEDVDFGTFENVTNLAPYGYKYDVSRPFNSFTFKVKCCYEAYIWLFESEDASGNNYLFILGGWGNTKVAIICDDHVMTRNVSQSLSCDEYRYFWISWRNRKDVVLGRGNEVFQDVLLTLNQSYCGYLVRSVGIGDIFSQGQWKIPRLSKGQQWRVFPMFKNVNMTSQVSWRVESSNPGACGIQCRNDPSCVSFTFNANKRLCQGHSETFTDLTEGQGHIEHGSHYFI is encoded by the exons ATGATGAGCGTTACACGGAACCACTTTTTCTGTTTGATGATTCTTATTTTGGAATGCAAAT GTGAGGACGTCGATTTCGGAACGTTTGAAAATGTTACGAACCTTGCTCCATACGGCTACAAATATGACGTCTCACGTCCATTCAACTCATTTACATTCAAGGTAAAATGTTGCTACGAAGCTTATATCTGGCTCTTCGAGTCAGAGGACGCCTCGGGAAATAATTACCTTTTTATTTTAGGAGGCTGGGGGAATACAAAAGTAGCAATTATATGTGATGATCATGTGATGACACGCAACGTCAGCCAGTCATTGAGTTGTGACGAGTATAGATATTTTTGGATTTCGTGGAGAAACAGAAAAGACGTAGTTCTTGGCCGAGGAAATGAAGTCTTTCAGGACGTACTTCTTACACTCAATCAGTCATATTGTGGATACCTAGTACGATCTGTCGGTATTGGAGATATATTTAGTCAAGGTCAATGGAAAATTCCACGTTTGA GTAAGGGGCAACAATGGCGAGTGTTCCCCATGTTCAAGAATGTGAATATGACGTCGCAAGTCTCATGGAGAGTAGAATCGAGTAACCCTGGTGCGTGTGGAATTCAATGCCGCAATGATCCTTCCTGTGTGTCCTTCACCTTTAATGCAAACAAAAGGTTgtgtcaaggtcacagtgaaACCTTCACTGACCTCACGGAAGGACAGGGACACATTGAACACGgaagtcactatttcatataa